Within the Manduca sexta isolate Smith_Timp_Sample1 chromosome 19, JHU_Msex_v1.0, whole genome shotgun sequence genome, the region gatccgtcatcgttactttcggaaccataaacaatcgttcgaatgaaaatattgtgtcggattagaGATGTGTATCTTCAAAAACCGTAATTTTTACCTATCATGgcattcttgtaaaaaaacatataaattggatgtctaattaggttttctgcaatctaactattatttcataactctaaatgtttattaatgacaaaataataaatatttttactgattatgCAATCTACGGTCTTATTGCATTGTGTTTAATCTAtggaatttttgaatttttgacaCTTGACGGACATGTGAAAACTCTGCAAtcacaacaaaaaattgtaagtaattgaaattttatttattgtaatgctatgtttattatgaatatgttaCTTACTCGCCTTTGAGGAATGATCTTTTGCATTTTAAAGGCAATTATTGTGtaacaaaatgcaatttttgtgttttgatctattataaaaatcatcattACTTACGATTACCGTAccaataatagtaaataaaccgataatgttttttaactatttttcaaaacatttcagCTCAAGATGACTGCCACGAGCGTCCACATTGAGACTCTTTTGGATTTTCTGAGTGAAAACCCCGATCTTGCTCGCGGCCTTGTGCATAGTCTGGAGGGGCGGGCTAAGGCAAAACGCTTGTGGGAGACCTTAACATCTCAACTTAATAGCATGGGGGGTGCTGTGAAAACGGTGCAGCAGTGGAAAAAGGTAATATGCTTACTAGAATAATAATCGgatgcattttattattatttatttattcataaggggccgttcaattattacgtaatgcaatttttgaagattttttaactCCCCATGTAACGCGTCGTAACCTTTTCCAGTACTCCCCCGCCCTCCTCCAAAATTTATTCaactttaaatttacaattttttttctaatattcacaattattttacgtaaaataccGGTTTGGGGGGGTCACTTCTGTGAGTTTAGGCAGGAAATGCATGCATGAACACCCATTGTAGCATGTGCTTTGAATGTGTACGCTTAGCTTAACCTATCTGCTTAGGTGTGGGCTGACAGGAAGTATTTGGCTAAAAAGGCTAACAGTGCAGCCAGAAGGTCAGCTGGTGCCACTGGGGGTGGGCCGCCAACTGCTGACCTATTATCGGGTAACGATATTAAAGTAATTTCGATAACGGGGGCAGGCTTTGGTGAGCCCGACATACCCTCATGTAGAGTGCTAGCTTTTCCTCAGGTAATGCTTTTGCTTtgtggttttaataatataatatgtcttaATTTGAgtgggttgtgcagtcatacaaaaaattaaattaatttattccctatttcacgagcctataaatgaactgctccaaacttttttttttaaacttttctttttttctcactttatcatgtactgtagtctttaccctaaactgattgaaaagagcaacactagagtttcttgcccgttcttctctggtgaaaactgctttccgaactggtggtagagttaatattgacggaatctaaataatgtataacattttacagattcaaataaatcatttcaataaaagttTGCTTTGGAGTTGTTATAGattaacacattaaaatatattctgataACAACATACACAATCTCATTTTGAGCCAAACAACCTAGTCATTTTCATCACCTAAACAAAATGTGTTTCTGCAAACTTACAGCCAGCTGAACAACCTGAGCAACCCACACCTTTACGCACAGAAAGCCCCACACTAAGCTTCCCATGCGAAGAGGTAGAGATGCCACAGGTCAACCCACAAGCTTCTCTCCCAGTGATCCCTGGACCAAGCACCAGCACCAGTTTTTcaggtaaaatttattgaatctacgtgtgactttttattattttttttcccagtattaataataaccatACCGTACATATCTATACCGTGTTAGGAtctttacaataaacaattaacatttttcttatgatttCACTTAACAGTTTCAAGGAAGGTACGGCGACGAGTGCGCCCAGCGACACAGGCGGATCTCCGAAATCGCGTATTTCGCCTTGAAACTGAGAAAAAGGAAGTACTGGAGGGGATCCTGAGGGAGAtgagagaaataaatataaatttaaaaaaacttatagaaaaattgtattaatgttgttttattttctggtaacatattatgtttttactggtggtaggtctctcaaaaATGTGGCAGTACGCCTGGGTTGATactaccacaatgtctatttctgccgccagcagagtgtagtcactgttgtgttccggtttgaaaggcattgtagtcagtgtaattactggacataataagacttaacatctcatgtcttaggataacgagtacagtggaataccaaacaattatttataattcaaggtgttggatgatgtttctactgtttatgggcggtcgtatcgcttatcatcaggtaaacggcaagCTCTACCCGTCATTCAaactaatactaaaaataaaaataactaataaaaaaaatagtatatttgtaaataaatcttcCATTCTTGAAAACTGTGTTCGTCATAGATGCTCTCGCAATTCGGTGGTTGTTTAATTATTCTattctgaaacaagaaaacatatGTTTTAAAGTCTTGTAAATTTACAGTCATAAACCCAATAAAAAGTACGACATACAATTATTGTGTCTATACTAGTATTAAACGAAATATTTGTAggctatatacatatacagtTATAATGCAGGCgacgatattaaatattaaataagtaaaatattcacCTTTTAAATGTTTCTGTTGAGTAATTGTATCAGTTCATTTCGAGCTCGGTGCCCTTCTAATAGAGCAAGCCCTCCATGATTTTCAGCACTCTGTTGCATTTGACTTTCCTGTTGCGATTCTTCAACTATCAAATGCAATGGATCCAAGCCAGCTGCATTATATATGTTGTGTAAAACACAACACGCTATTGTAATCTTTCCTGCGACCTCAGGGCTATAATGCAGCTGTCTGGCACCCAAAAGACACCTCCATCTGCCTTTTAAAATGCCGAAGGTACGCTCTATGGTGGACCGTGCCCTTTTATGTATGGCATTATAATTTCCTGCTGGTGAGTCATCTAAAGCGCCAACCACTGGGGTCATTAGGTATCTCCTGAGAGGATAGCCAGAATCTCCtgcaattataatgtaataaattatcttgTTCACCTCAATATTAGGGTGCTTTACTATCCAATTTTAAAAGGGGGTGTGTAGTCTACTGGGTCatctagttaataataaaactttagctaaagtattgattatttacttttgattttatatacacAGTGCTGTTCTTCATTTAAAGTACTAACCCAATAGCATGGCCGTCTCATCTGTGTTTGTAGTGAGACCTTCTAGATGCTCCCTAATTTCACTATTTTGCCATATAAAGGAGTCATGTGTGGCTCCACCAAAAGACGCatcaacatttaaaatgttgCAATTTTCGTCACATATCTAAAACAAtagtttctttaaaaatatacactttaaaatattatagtaagtaagttaaattataaatattgcaagAGTCTCACCACTTGGCAATTAATAGAATGGAAATGctttctattaaaaaatcgGTTTTCATTCATTGCAGGTTTTATTATGGCTATATGGGTACAGTCAATGCATCCACATATGCCTGGAATTccatatttttgataaaatctgaaattatTAATGGCATGTTTAACATGAGTAAATAAAGTATGCGAATTTACCTTGTATTAAAGGCTAATGTTATACAGATGATACTAAGTTACTTTTGAtgaatcattaataatttactcaCTGTTCTTTTATAAGAGTCCTTTCCTGCCGGTTTTGAGGAAACCTTATAAATTTTGCCAATATATGAGGCTGATTGAATGCCTCAGTAACTTGCCTGAGGCACTTAGAAGTTGTTTGCTGGGCCATGGACCCATCTATACTTAGTCCCACTGCTCCCTGATAACTGCCCCTGGCATAAAAATTAAGCGCAGTCAAAATCTGAAATTATCATGGGTCATTTTAGTATACAGTGCCTCTAATAACCAAATAAGTTTATATAGACATTGACTACTGCTTCCAGCTAAGTTCTTAAGAAaggtaaaaagtaatatttattctgtagcttaccttagtggtaggatcaatacgccgtatatttttttttggaggAAGCAGTGGAACTATTTCCTCACAGATGGTTTCAAAAATCGTTGTCGAAACTCTATATGTTCTTATAAATTCCATGTCTGGAATATTTCGATGAACGAAGGTTTCACGCAGTTTTAGTCGCTTCCGACTTCGCTGAGTACTTTCTTCTCGCAACAAGTCTTCATAAAGAAGGAATCGAGCCATTTCAAAACCTCTAAAGAACCAAAGAAAAATCAAACGAAAGGCTTAGAGCTTTCGTAAAATTGAGGTTATGATCCGTACGAACaaacgatgtattttatgtcaaatttaTTTTCGTAGTGCGGCcgacgaaagtaaaaatgtcattagtgtcaaaatccgatttcggatccgtcgtcgaattcgtcatcggatccgtaacacttcgtagtaagaaaacgtgcgatccgtcatccgaaactacggatttcgtttttcgaagtagggcCTCAGTTTCGTACGAATGACGACTGATTGGACGTGTATGACAAAACGCGCGTCAGTCACGTTTCGGGCTATTTCGATTTATTCATTCatcttctattgataactgaataattgaaaattgctgatgaaaaatattttcatagtgtAAATTCGTTGACCCAAATCACCTTCTTCTTTGTGTTTAGTATTTTCTTGTTAACATAACATTTACTCAGTTACactactaaataattaaaattcaaacatgtagtgctttttttaaatatagataatgttaaacAAAAACTGTAAactttgtgtaaataattaactatatttattttttataagtctaTAATGTGTGTAAGCAACGTAGCGTGATTCGCAGTATctgtcaaaataatattctcatgttgaatattttatagaaagatGCGTATCACTATACATAAAAGAACTAATTAAACTGCTTTCATCTaaattttgtgaattaaaaCATTCTACTCGcgtataagaaatattatccCATAAACGTAGGCCAGAACAAACCGTAACCTGATGTAGTGTTCCAGTATTCATTggatttacatattaatatttcgaagatgtaaatatttgtcTCGAAAAAGTATAAATAGTATAGATGCGACGTTTGTTTCCCAATACCTTTCTTTCGTCTGTGAACGACTTGTTCAGGATCTACATGATGGGTTTACATACCTGAaacaaacacaaacatattaaaacatattttttatttcgtagaTATACGTCGTACATAGTAGTTTAAAGTGTAGTTTACATACAGCACAAATTTCATGTTATAATATGActcaataataacattaataacaaaaaaaaatattgagctgTTTGGCTTTTATGCCTAGGAGATATGTGTTAAATTTGTTAGATTACACCATACTAGTTTAGTAACTTATTGTGAATTATGTTACTTTTGTAGGTATTTGTGtatcaatataaatgtaagtGATGATGTCggtattctaaaataaaagttgATTTTATACTTGATGTTGGACCAGATTGACAGTTGTGTATAAACTATCGAAGAGGAAACATTAAAAAGTGATTGCTGTGAAATATAAGTGTTTTCTTGAAGAAAGTGTACTGTCCCTACATATGCTTGACATTTATCAACTTAGACTTCCATTAACCATCGCGAACCGTACATACGCCACTATCATCCATCGTGCTGCATCGCAAACATCTGGAGGCGGCGCCAAAACTCACAGGCCAGACGTCGTCGGCGATAGATCAAAGTCACTCGTACAAACAGATAAGAGCGCTGCTTTTGTACACACGGCTGATCCAGTAGCTGGATGCAATGAAGACGACTGCTAAGCTCATACACGTCTGTGAGAAGATGTCGCTAGTAGATCATGGGTACTTAGCTTGTTTTGAAATCGCAATTTGCATGCTATTTTACTGTTGTAGCTAAACGAGAGGAAAACATcgttttttattgctaaaaGTTTATATTGATCTGGTAATGGTAAATGATAACTATCATCTGAGGGATGGTGTAAACTAATAATCACAACAGCAAAGCTCTCTGAGACACTCATACCACACTGGTGGAGCTAGCTAATGAATCTCAACTTAGattagccaggtacgcaggtatgcagatattatagtgcacaagtgtgtgcgcattacacaggtgcactttctgttccttcattctcatagtccggtgagatggcaataCGGCATGACCGGCGAGAAATCAGGCCTAGGACTAAAGGCTTTAcacaccgtcaacttcctgactctgagctgcgattgaataatttttaagatggttAATTTTGTCTCAATAACTTATGGCCCGAATCGGGAtttgaatccaggacctcagggcGGTAGTCCTACGACGGGTtgtcatatcaggcacaaataccagacttcgggctaataatgagaaaaaaaaactcgAATTTCCACCCTCACACcgtcgaaaattcctatagagaatttctcaggtatgcaggtttcctcacgatatttttcttcaccgttaaagcaagcgataatttacaaaaaatacacacat harbors:
- the LOC119189819 gene encoding uncharacterized protein LOC119189819, whose protein sequence is MTATSVHIETLLDFLSENPDLARGLVHSLEGRAKAKRLWETLTSQLNSMGGAVKTVQQWKKVWADRKYLAKKANSAARRSAGATGGGPPTADLLSGNDIKVISITGAGFGEPDIPSCRVLAFPQPAEQPEQPTPLRTESPTLSFPCEEVEMPQVNPQASLPVIPGPSTSTSFSVSRKVRRRVRPATQADLRNRVFRLETEKKEVLEGILREMREININLKKLIEKLY
- the LOC115445929 gene encoding putative nuclease HARBI1 isoform X1, with product MARFLLYEDLLREESTQRSRKRLKLRETFVHRNIPDMEFIRTYRVSTTIFETICEEIVPLLPPKKNIRRIDPTTKILTALNFYARGSYQGAVGLSIDGSMAQQTTSKCLRQVTEAFNQPHILAKFIRFPQNRQERTLIKEQFYQKYGIPGICGCIDCTHIAIIKPAMNENRFFNRKHFHSINCQVICDENCNILNVDASFGGATHDSFIWQNSEIREHLEGLTTNTDETAMLLGDSGYPLRRYLMTPVVGALDDSPAGNYNAIHKRARSTIERTFGILKGRWRCLLGARQLHYSPEVAGKITIACCVLHNIYNAAGLDPLHLIVEESQQESQMQQSAENHGGLALLEGHRARNELIQLLNRNI
- the LOC115445929 gene encoding putative nuclease HARBI1 isoform X2, coding for MAQQTTSKCLRQVTEAFNQPHILAKFIRFPQNRQERTLIKEQFYQKYGIPGICGCIDCTHIAIIKPAMNENRFFNRKHFHSINCQVICDENCNILNVDASFGGATHDSFIWQNSEIREHLEGLTTNTDETAMLLGDSGYPLRRYLMTPVVGALDDSPAGNYNAIHKRARSTIERTFGILKGRWRCLLGARQLHYSPEVAGKITIACCVLHNIYNAAGLDPLHLIVEESQQESQMQQSAENHGGLALLEGHRARNELIQLLNRNI